A genomic stretch from Falco naumanni isolate bFalNau1 chromosome 4, bFalNau1.pat, whole genome shotgun sequence includes:
- the CAV3 gene encoding caveolin-3: protein MAEEQTELEERIIIKDQHIKEIDLVNRDPKHINEDVVKVDFEDVIAEPVGTYSFDGIWKTSYTTFTVSKYWCYRLLSAILGIPLAVVWGFLFALISFCHIWAVVPCIKSYLIEIQCVSRIYSLCIHTFCDPLFEALSKICSNIRVALRREI, encoded by the exons ATGGCAGAGGAACAGACCGAGCTGGAGGAGAGGATCATCATCAAGGACCAGCACATCAAGGAGATCGACCTGGTGAACCGAGACCCAAAGCACATAAACGAGGATGTTGTAAAG GTGGATTTTGAGGATGTGATAGCTGAGCCTGTGGGAACATACAGCTTTGACGGCATCTGGAAAACCAGCTACACCACCTTCACCGTCAGCAAGTACTGGTGCTACCGGCTGCTCTCTGCCATCCTGGGCATCCCCCTGGCAGTTGTCTGGGGCTTCCTCTTTGCCCTCATCTCCTTCTGCCACATCTGGGCAGTGGTGCCCTGCATCAAGAGCTACCTGATAGAGATCCAGTGTGTCAGCCGAATCTACTCCCTCTGCATCCACACCTTCTGTGACCCACTCTTTGAGGCACTTTCCAAGATCTGCAGCAACATCAGAGTTGCTCTCCGAAGGGAGATCTAG
- the OXTR gene encoding oxytocin receptor, with amino-acid sequence MEKLYFAGSGVWTVNGSLGNGSLRLENQSAGRNSTADPLKRNEDMAKVEVTVLCLILFLALTGNLCVLLAIHTTRQKHSRMYFFMKHLSIADLVVAIFQVLPQLIWDITFRFYGPDFLCRLIKYLQVVGMFASTYMLLLMSLDRCLAICQPLRSLHRRADRVSVLLTWLLCLLVSIPQIHIFSLRDVGNGVYDCWADFIQPWGPKAYVTWITLMVYIIPVLMLSICYGLISFKIWQNVKLKTAHGPNVALSSSSRSGTAFTRVSSIRLISKAKIRTVKMTFIIVLAFIVCWTPFFFVQMWSVWDTNAPQEASPFIIAMLLASLNSCCNPWIYMLYTGHLFHDLMQRFLCCSTRYLKSRPACDLSVSKKSNSSSFVLSCKSTSQRSFMHPSMT; translated from the exons ATGGAGAAGTTGTACTTCGCGGGGAGCGGCGTGTGGACCGTCAACGGCTCCCTGGGGAACGGCAGCCTGCGCCTGGAGAACCAGAGCGCCGGCAGGAACAGCACCGCCGACCCCCTGAAGAGGAACGAGGACATGGCCAAGGTGGAGGTGACCGTCCTCTGCCTCATCCTGTTCCTCGCCCTGACCGGCAacctgtgtgtgctgctggccATCCACACCACCCGGCAGAAGCACTCCCGCATGTACTTCTTCATGAAGCACCTGAGCATCGCTGACCTGGTGGTGGCCATCTTCCAGGTGCTGCCCCAGCTCATCTGGGACATCACCTTCAGGTTTTACGGGCCAGATTTCCTTTGCCGGTTGATCAAGTACTTGCAGGTAGTGGGGATGTTTGCTTCAACCTACATGCTCTTGCTGATGTCCCTGGATCGGTGCTTGGCCATCTGTCAGCCACTGAGGTCTCTGCACAGGAGAGCGGACCGCGTCTCTGTCCTCCTCACctggctgctgtgcctgctggtCAGCATTCCTCAGATCCACATATTTTCTCTGAGGGATGTGGGGAATGGGGTTTATGACTGTTGGGCAGATTTCATCCAGCCCTGGGGACCTAAAGCCTATGTCACTTGGATAACCCTCATGGTCTACATCATCCCTGTGTTGATGCTGAGCATCTGCTATGGCTTAATCAGCTTCAAAATCTGGCAGAATGTGAAGCTTAAGACAGCTCATGGGCCCAACGTGGCTCTGAGCTCCAGCTCCCGCAGCGGAACAGCGTTTACCAGGGTCAGCAGCATCAGGCTCATCTCCAAAGCCAAGATCCGGACAGTCAAAATGACTTTCATCATAGTGTTAGCTTTCATAGTGTGCTGGACTCCCTTTTTCTTTGTGCAGATGTGGTCTGTGTGGGATACGAATGCTCCGCAGGAAG CCTCCCCCTTCATCATCGCCATGCTCCTGGCCAGCCTCAACAGCTGCTGCAACCCCTGGATCTACATGCTGTACACGGGGCACCTCTTCCACGACCTGATGCAGcgcttcctctgctgctccacACGCTACCTGAAGTCGCGGCCGGCATGCGACCTGAGCGTCAGCAAGAAGAGCAACTCCTCCTCCTTCGTCCTCAGCTGCAAGAGCACGAGCCAGAGGAGCTTCATGCATCCATCCATGACGTGA